From Daucus carota subsp. sativus chromosome 6, DH1 v3.0, whole genome shotgun sequence, the proteins below share one genomic window:
- the LOC108227941 gene encoding protein MODIFIED TRANSPORT TO THE VACUOLE 1, which produces MDQSRRAVESYWRSRMIDTATSDEDKVTPVYKLDEICELLRSSHVGIVKEIAEFVFKRLDHKSPIVKQKALRLIKYSVGKSGVEFRRELQRNSVAIRQLIHYKGQPDPLKGDALNKSVRATAQEALSAMFSTDDNKPAPSDDLTQRIQGFGSTNYEMPSEDKKSFLSEVVNIGSATIKQGLNSLSQAPAHKRNETGSYRSPNLRRSLTNETDYSDRYEADEHRTDTQPGSRLSHNISGGTWAQDLKTVDTANSSSSSSHSESKTREERLLETIVTSGGVRLQPTRDALHLFLVQASKLDPLALCYALETKLQSHSWQVRVRAVCVLDAILRKKEDENFSVVAFYFSDNKDVVVKCCESPQASLREKASKVLGLLEGEQTGNTVGNPEKQLKVETAAIQMPDLIDTADSDGPPMHQSIEALATPATPIVDLFGDGPSTAVSTSEQKKDDDPFADVSFHTNNEKEHVDDIFSGMTTGNSGTVGVNMTPNQNGAELFDIFGSNLETSAEQVNNKKDVNDLMSGLFIKEKDVKQQGTSSDALSENIFSVPSTNLSNQVTTDTFNKTYGAQIAGTNVNPMFPVGTVPYNMSPGIMYNTAIPSQPINYGAMGNLLAQQQFLATMSNYQQLGNLHPQNSGFSPALETQGGGYSSALPDVFNSSLPVQTSTSVMNGSKKEDTRAFDFISDHLAAARDTKRMI; this is translated from the exons ATGGATCAGAGCAGGAGAGCAGTTGAATCATactggagatcaagaatgataGACACAGCCACTTCTGATGAAGATAAAGTGACCCCTGTGTATAAGCTTGATGAGATTTGTGAACTGCTTAGATCTTCTCATGTGGGTATTGTGAAGGAGATTGCTGAGTTTGTGTTCAAGAGACTTGACCATAAGAGCCCAATTGTCAAACAAAAG GCATTGAGGCTTATTAAATATTCTGTGGGAAAGTCTGGGGTGGAGTTTAGGAGGGAATTGCAAAGAAATTCAGTGGCCATACGCCAGTTGATTCACTATAAAGGTCAGCCAGATCCTTTGAAGGGAGATGCATTAAATAAGTCTGTCCGTGCCACAGCTCAGGAAGCTTTATCAGCCATGTTCTCGACTGATGATAATAAACCAGCACCTAGTGATGATCTAACTCAACGGATCCAAGGGTTTGGTAGCACCAACTATGAAATGCCATCGGAAGATAAGAAGTCCTTCTTAAGTGAAGTGGTTAATATTGGAAGTGCGACGATAAAGCAAGGCTTGAATAGCTTATCGCAAGCTCCTGCGCATAAACGAAATGAAACTGGTAGCTATCGCAGTCCGAATCTTCGAAGGTCATTGACTAATGAAACTGATTACTCGGACCGTTATGAGGCTGATGAACATCGGACTGACACTCAGCCTGGTTCTCGGTTATCTCACAACATATCTGGTGGAACATGGGCCCAAGATCTCAAAACTGTGGATACAGCCAATAGTAGCTCTAGCTCAAGTCATTCTGAAAGCAAGACTCGTGAGGAGAGGTTATTGGAGACCATTGTAACATCTGGTGGTGTTCGTTTACAACCCACGAGAGATGCCCTCCATCTTTTTCTCGTACAAGCCTCAAAACTGGATCCACTGGCTCTTTGTTATGCCCTTGAAACAAAGCTTCAATCACATTCTTGGCAG GTTCGTGTGAGAGCTGTATGTGTACTTGATGCTATATTGAGGAAAAAAGAGGATGAAAATTTTTCTGTTGTTGCATTTTATTTCAGTGACAACAAGGATGTTGTGGTGAAATGTTGTGAATCACCCCAGGCTTCTCTGAGGGAAAAAGCAAGCAAG GTCTTAGGACTTCTGGAAGGAGAACAAACTGGCAATACAGTCGGTAATCCAGAAAAGCAATTGAAGGTTGAGACAGCTGCCATTCAGATGCCAGATTTAATTGACACCGCTGATTCAGATGGTCCACCGATGCATCAAAGCATTGAAGCACTGGCAACACCTGCCACTCCTATAGTTGATCTGTTTGGAGATGGTCCAAGTACTGCTGTGAGCACCAGTGAGCAGAAGAAAGATGATGACCCTTTTGCAGATGTCTCATTTCACACCAATAATGAGAAAGAACATGTGGACGACATCTTTTCTGGAATGACTACCGGTAATTCTGGTACTGTTGGAGTTAATATGACACCTAATCAAAATGGAGCTGAGCTATTTGATATATTTGGTTCCAACTTGGAGACCTCTGCTGAACAAGTAAATAACAAAAAAGATGTTAATGACTTGATGTCTGGTCTATTCATAAAGGAAAAAGATGTGAAGCAGCAAGGGACTTCTTCAGATGCACTCTCTGAAAACATCTTTTCAGTTCCCAGTACAAATCTGAGCAATCAAGTCACTACTGATACATTTAATAAAACATACGGTGCTCAAATAGCTGGAACCAATGTAAATCCCATGTTTCCTGTTGGCACCGTGCCATATAATATGTCCCCTGGCATAATGTATAATACAGCAATTCCTTCTCAACCGATAAATTATGGAGCCATGGGAAATTTACTTGCTCAGCAGCAATTCCTAGCAACAATGTCTAACTATCAGCAGCTAGGCAACTTGCACCCTCAAAATTCTGGTTTTAGTCCGGCTTTGGAAACTCAAGGAGGTGGATATTCTTCAGCTCTTCCTGATGTTTTCAATTCTAGCCTTCCGGTTCAGACTTCTACCTCTGTAATGAACGGGTCAAAGAAAGAGGATACCAGAGCTTTTGATTTTATCTCG
- the LOC135146700 gene encoding F-box protein CPR1-like: MSKLISCHSDPNTASLAPRTDVTVYFAESLIAEFLCRLPVKILLRCRCVSKLWCSLIDSPSFVKKHLKRSIECRMGTGVIIRECISYSVDFDSLDNGSAIEIDEPLKTLLCETGSVGTCNGLLCVFNMMGDMFLWNPATKKCRKLPTAPADFRSVFNFSWSSLSGFGFDVVNDDYKVLRILRPDDPFLSGSKVVVYSLKTNSWKRLQDIPVQYQLNASWGNYLGGALHWIMVKTRDVESFFPSILAFDLGVENCREIPMPHKNGKEMSLVIFEESLCVLEFHLDIHVDVWVMTDYGVENSWCKLFSVEQPKVSESCMTFKPLAYSKSQRDVLVQVNTEKLIWYNLEKKEVRTVKIANIPDVFDVEVFTESLVSLDYNSSTDGKQAQKQPKQKNKQQKMKERDNYLSKGFKLVL; encoded by the exons ATGTCGAAGCTTATTTCTTGTCATTCCGATCCCAATACGGCGTCGTTGGCTCCAAG GACGGATGTGACTGTCTACTTTGCAGAAAGTCTTATTGCTGAATTCTTGTGCCGCCTTCCGGTGAAGATTCTGTTGCGTTGCAGATGTGTATCCAAACTATGGTGCTCTCTTATTGATAGTCCAAGTTTTGTTAAAAAACATCTTAAGAGATCCATTGAATGCAGAATGGGTACTGGTGTTATCATTCGAGAATGCATTTCTTACTCGGTGGATTTTGATTCTCTGGATAATGGCTCTGCTATAGAAATTGATGAACCATTGAAGACCCTTCTCTGCGAGACTGGATCTGTGGGTACGTGCAATGGCTTACTCTGCGTGTTTAATATGATGGGAGATATGTTCTTATGGAACCCGGCAACCAAAAAGTGCAGAAAGTTACCTACTGCACCAGCTGATTTTCGTAGTGTTTTTAATTTCAGCTGGTCTTCCCTTTCTGGCTTTGGGTTTGATGTTGTTAATGATGACTACAAGGTTCTGAGAATCCTTCGGCCTGATGATCCATTTTTGTCTGGATCCAAGGTCGTTGTTTACAGCCtaaaaactaactcatggaaacGACTCCAAGACATTCCTGTTCAGTACCAACTTAATGCATCATGGGGTAACTATCTAGGCGGGGCTCTGCACTGGATTATGGTAAAGACTCGGGATGTAGAAAGCTTCTTCCCATCAATTCTTGCTTTTGATCTGGGAGTTGAAAATTGTAGGGAGATTCCAATGCCCCACAAGAATGGTAAGGAGATGAGTCTAGTTATCTTTGAAGAATCCCTTTGCGTTCTTGAATTCCACCTTGATATTCATGTAGATGTGTGGGTGATGACTGATTATGGGGTGGAAAATTCTTGGTGCAAGCTATTTTCAGTAGAACAACCTAAAGTAAGTGAATCTTGTATGACTTTTAAGCCTCTCGCTTATTCTAAGAGTCAGAGGGATGTTCTTGTACAAGTGAACACTGAGAAGCTTATTTGGTATAACCTTGAAAAGAAGGAAGTGAGGACTGTTAAGATTGCTAATATACCAGATGTCTTTGATGTGGAAGTCTTCACTGAGAGCCTTGTTTCACTTGACTATAATTCCAGTACTGATGGGAAGCAGGCACAGAAGCAACCAAAACAGAAGAATAAACAACAAAAGATGAAGGAGAG GGACAATTATCTTTCGAAAGGATTCAAGTTAGTGTTATAA
- the LOC108225457 gene encoding F-box protein CPR1 produces the protein MMMSKLRPSRCDGSWSSTSSSAPHQSQMLNVTPYLTEDLLSQILDRLPVKTLLQCRCVCKPWCSLIDSPCFVKAHLKRSNECNADTSLLIRGFVICSVDFEDQYNATAKEIDEPLKSLLYGTGLVGTCDGLLCLYNQKPDIFLWNPATRKCKKLPAAPTGFRCPFDYDRSSQLCGFGYDVVNDDYKVLRMFQPGGSDLSGSKVTIYGLKTNSWKRLENIPSHFELIEAWGVFMCGALHWVTFKTLESCFVILAFDLGVETYREVPFPNLENKNPDQFTLTIFEESLCMLYYDPFIHIDLWVMNDYGIGNSWCKLFTLEHPKVIRSGMDVRPIVYSKSRRDVLWESDNKVIWYNLENKKVKTLKIANLPDEFNLSVYKESLVSPEFGFSCDGQHLPKQHEKKKKQRQAQKKRDNFLAKGFKLVL, from the exons ATGATGATGTCGAAGCTCCGTCCTTCCCGTTGTGATGGCAGCTGGTCATCTACTTCCAG CAGTGCACCTCACCAATCACAAATGCTCAATGTGACCCCCTACCTGACCGAAGATCTGCTTTCTCAAATTTTGGATCGCCTTCCGGTGAAGACTCTATTGCAATGTAGATGTGTATGTAAACCATGGTGTTCTCTCATCGATAGTCCGTGTTTTGTCAAAGCACATCTCAAGAGATCCAATGAATGCAATGCTGATACTAGTCTTCTTATTAGAGGTTTTGTTATCTGTTCGGTGGATTTTGAGGATCAATATAATGCTACTGCTAAAGAAATTGATGAACCGTTGAAATCTCTTCTCTATGGTACTGGACTTGTGGGTACATGTGATGGCTTACTCTGCTTGTATAATCAGAAGCCAGACATTTTCTTATGGAACCCGGCAACAAGAAAGTGCAAAAAGTTGCCTGCGGCGCCAACTGGTTTCCGTTGTCCTTTTGACTACGACCGGTCTTCACAGTTGTGTGGCTTTGGGTATGATGTTGTTAATGATGACTACAAGGTTCTGAGAATGTTTCAGCCTGGTGGTAGTGATTTGTCTGGCTCGAAGGTCACAATATACGGTTtaaaaactaactcatggaaacGGCTTGAAAATATTCCTAGTCACTTCGAGCTTATCGAAGCATGGGGGGTGTTTATGTGTGGAGCTCTGCACTGGGTTACATTCAAGACTCTAGAAAGCTGTTTTGTAATTCTTGCTTTTGATCTTGGGGTTGAAACTTACAGGGAGGTTCCATTCCCTAATCTCGAGAATAAGAATCCTGATCAGTTTACTCTAACTATCTTTGAGGAATCCCTTTGCATGCTTTACTATGACCCTTTTATTCATATTGATCTATGGGTGATGAATGACTACGGGATTGGAAATTCGTGGTGCAAGCTATTTACACTGGAACACCCAAAAGTAATAAGATCTGGTATGGATGTTAGGCCAATCGTTTATTCAAAGAGCCGGAGGGATGTTCTTTGGGAATCGGACAACAAGGTGATATGGTATAACCTTGAAAATAAGAAAGTGAAGACCCTTAAGATTGCTAATCTCCCAGACGAGTTTAATTTAAGTGTGTACAAGGAGAGTCTTGTTTCACCCGAGTTTGGTTTTAGTTGTGATGGGCAGCATCTACCGAAGCAAcatgaaaagaagaagaaacagCGACAAGCGCAAAAGAAGAG GGACAATTTCCTTGCAAAGGGATTCAAGCTGGTGTTATGA